The window GCTAGGGTTGGGGGCTTTGCGATATTCATTCCTGGCGCGCTGCCTGGTGAGCTTGCCCGGGTCAAGGTCGAGACGGTGAAGAAGAATTACGGCCGCGGCTTGGCCTTGGATATCCTGTCGCCTTCTCCAGATAGGCTTTCTCCGGCGTGCGGTGTTTTTCAGAGATGTGGCGGATGCCAGCTTCAGCACCTCAGCTATACGAGGCAGCTGGAGTTCAAACGGGAACGGGTTGTGGAAGCCCTGGAACGTATCGGCCGGCTGGCTGGAATCAAGGTAGAGCCTACCATAGGAATGGAAGAGCCATGGCGCTATAGAAATAAGGCCCAGTACCCTGTAGGCTTAAGGCAGGGTGGGCCCGGGAAGGCAGGACTTATTGGAGGATTCTTTGAAAAGGGCACTCATGTAATTGTGCCTTGCGAGAATTGCCTGATCCACCATCCGCTTGCAGGGCGCGTTCTCAATGAAACGCTCAGGCTCGCAGAAACTTTTGGCCTCGATGCATATGATGAAAAGACCGGGTCAGGATTTCTGAGGCATGTTCTTGTGAAAATAGGTTTCGCTACGGGCGAAACCATGGTGGTACTTGTTGTGAATGGCAGGTCGTTCCCGAGAGGAAGGGAATTTGGTGAGGCTCTTCATCAGGCCGTGCCGCAGATACAATCTGTGATCCAGAACATCAACCAAGAGAGGACCAACGTGATCCTGGGGTCTCATTCCAGAGTGCTCTGGGGCAAGGATCATATCATAGATATGCTTGGTCACTTTCGTTTCCGGATTTCAGCGGAGTCCTTTTACCAGGTGAACCCGGCGCAGACAGAGACTCTTTATCGAAAGGCCGTGGAGTTTGCAGGTTTATCAGGACGGGAGGTAGTAGCTGACCTTTACTGCGGCATCGGTACGATAACACTCCTTCTGGCCGAAGAAGCTCGGGAAGTCTATGGGATTGAGGTTGTCCCAGCTGCCATCTCTGACGCCCGGGCAAATGCCAGGATGAATCAAATCACCAACGCCCGGTTTATGGAAGGCGATACGGCAGCTGTTCTATCCAGACTGATGCGGGACCAGGGGATCAGATTTGATGTGGTGGTCATGGATCCACCGAAAAGCGGATGCGAGGGGAGGGTCCTGGATCTTCTGATCGCGGCGCGCGTGGAACGAATCGTATATGTCTCCTGCAACCCCGCTAGCCTGGCCCGGGATCTGGCACGCCTTGCAGGAGGCGGCTATTCTGTCGAACACGTTCAGCCAGTGGATATGTTCCCGCAGACTTATCATGTGGAGACGGTAGCTCTCCTAAGGGTTGGTGATAATGCTGCGAGAAGGTAGCGAGCAGCGGAAGCTAGCGACATCGTGGAGGGTCAGTCATGGCCTGTTTATTCTCTGCAAGAAAGACCTGGCCCTCGCGTGCCTTGGAGAGCGGAAGAAGGCATCCGGGATTCCTTCCTCGAGTATTTGCCCTTCATCCATGAATATCACGCGATGGGCGACCTCTCTGGCAAAGCCCATCTCGTGGGTCACGACCAGCATGGTCATGCCCCTTTCGGCGAGATCACGCATTACGTTAAGAACCTCGCCCACGAGCTCCGGATCTAACGCGGAAGTTGGCTCGTCGAAAAGCATTATCTTGGGGTTCATGGCCAGCGCCCTGGCAATTGCGACCCTCTGTTGTTGGCCGCCTGACAGGTGATTTGGATAGGTATTTGCCTTATCCGCAAGACCGACCCGCTCGAGGAGTTCCATGCCAATCTGTTCTGCGGCGCGGCGCGGCATCTTCTTGACCGTGACCAGGGCTTCAGTCACATTCTGCAAGGCGGTCAGATGTGGAAAGAGGTTGAACTTTTGGAATACCATGCCGATCTCCGAACGGATCTTGTTGATGGATGATTCAGACGCTGGGACCCACCTGTCGCCTCTCCGCCTTCTAGCAAGAGGTGCGCCGTCGATATAGATAACCCCGCTATCAGCTCGTTCGAGACAATTGAGGCATCGGAGAAGCGTGCTCTTTCCCGAGCCGCTTGGTCCGACTATAACCACTACCTCTCCACGCCTTACGGAAAATGATATGTCTTTCAAAACATGGAGGGCGCCGAATGACTTGTTTAGATTGTGTACCTCGATGATATTCATGCTTCTGCAAGTTTCCTGCCGCGAAGCCTGCCATGGCTGCGACATGGCAATAAGGCGGTCCGCGGGAATCTGATATTGCATATCAGGGACCGCGTCAGGAGCCGCCTTCATGGCAGAAGCTCGGAACTGTAATATTCTTGTGCTCAACATAATGACCAAATGCCTCCTCCGATTTGCCGTTCTTCGTCCATGGGCCCCTTGTCTCTGCCAGCCATCCCTCGTTGGAACGTGACTTCGAGATCGTCTTCTTTCTATTGGTAGACAGATAAGCGCTTCTCAAGCCGTCCAAAAGTTATAGTAAAGAACGTTGTCAGCAGCAGGTAGAGGCAGCCCGCCCCCGCGAAAATCTCAACCGGCCGGAAAGTAGTCGCATACATTTGCTGCGCCGTCCTCATAAGATCTACCATCGAGATAGTGGCAACAAGAGAAGAATCCTTGAGGAGGGCGATGAATTCATTGCCCATGGGTGGAATAAGCCTCCTATAGGCCTGTGGCAAGATTATGCGACGCATTGCCTGGAGATATGACATTCCAAGAGACCTTGCGGCCTCCATCTGGCCCTTATCTATAGACTCAATGGCTCCCCTGATGATTTCCGCCACATAGGCCGCCGAGTTCAGGCTCATCCCTGTCACCGCAGCCACAAAGGGACTTAAAGTAAGACCGATCTGTGGAAGGCCATAATAAATGGTAAATAACTGTAGCAGAAGGGGAGTTCCGCGAACGAGCCATGTATAAAATCGGGCTGCGGATGAGACCACCCTGCTGTGTGATATCTCGGCAAGAGCAATAAAGAGCCCCAGAGCAGTTCCCACTATTATGGCAAGAACCGTGAGCTCGACTGTCATTATTGCGCCTTCTGCAAGGACTGGAAGATACTTTATGAAAACGGCAAAATCCATAGGTAAGGACTCCAATCGAAGTAGGCGGGAGGAGCCCCAGGCCCTGGTAGCTCCTCCTCAGATCAATGCCATCGGAGGGAATAAACCCCCTGCATGTTCCCTATTTCTTCTTCGCTGTTATGTCTGTGCCGAACCATTTTTGTGATATCTTGGCCATGGTGCCGTCAGCTTTGATTTCTTCGACTATCTTATTGATTGCTTCCTGGAGTTTCTTGTCCTGTTTCCTATACCCGATTGCCACAGGTTCGTCACGAATTGAAGCTACAACCTTGAAATCATCGGGCCTCTCTGTCATGTAGTACCGGCCGACGAGTTCATCGACTACACCCGCGTCAAGCCTGCCGATGCCGAGATCGAGGAAGACCTCGGTAAACTTATTATATTTCTTTAGCTCCTTGATTCCTTTGACTGTTCTTGCCGCCTCCTCGCTGGTTGACCCAAGCTGCGTGCCTACCACCTTACCGGCGAGATCTTCCTTGCTCTTGATCTTGTTATCTTTGGCCCTTACAACAATTACCTGGGATTCATAGAGATAAGGAGGTCCGAAATCAATGACCTTCGCGCGCTCCTCAGTTACGCTCAATGTAGAAAGTATGATATCGAACTTGTGGGCGTTGAGCGCCAGCAAGACACCGTTCCACTCAGTTGGGATCCATTCAACTTTGACGCCAAGGCGTTTCCCGATTTCACGGGCCAGGTCTATATCAAATCCTACAAGGTTGTTGTTGGGGTCCCTGAATTCCATTGGGGGGTACGCATCATCGATCCCGATTGTGAGCTTACCGGCTCTGAGGACTTTTTCCAGAGAATCGTCAGTGGATGGGTTTGCTGCAAGAACCGGAGCAATCAGGCCCGATAGAAGCAAAAGAATTATACTGGATGCCATTAAGAGAACTTTGCGTGTAGCATTTATCCTCTTCATCTGGTTGACTCCCTTCCCGGATCTTTATGTAAAGAAAGCATCTGATACTACTATACTTTAACATAACAAATAGTCAAAGCGCTAGATTAAAGAAGTCCAGCCAAATTTGTCGTTCTCAGGCGGAAAATGATCACATGAGGGGATCTTCGCCAAAATATGAAGATCCAAGATAATGAGGCACAGCCTTTCCTTGCGCGGGCTCATGAAGATTGAGGGGATGAA is drawn from Bacillota bacterium and contains these coding sequences:
- a CDS encoding amino acid ABC transporter ATP-binding protein, with amino-acid sequence MIEVHNLNKSFGALHVLKDISFSVRRGEVVVIVGPSGSGKSTLLRCLNCLERADSGVIYIDGAPLARRRRGDRWVPASESSINKIRSEIGMVFQKFNLFPHLTALQNVTEALVTVKKMPRRAAEQIGMELLERVGLADKANTYPNHLSGGQQQRVAIARALAMNPKIMLFDEPTSALDPELVGEVLNVMRDLAERGMTMLVVTHEMGFAREVAHRVIFMDEGQILEEGIPDAFFRSPRHARARSFLQRINRP
- a CDS encoding amino acid ABC transporter permease; translation: MDFAVFIKYLPVLAEGAIMTVELTVLAIIVGTALGLFIALAEISHSRVVSSAARFYTWLVRGTPLLLQLFTIYYGLPQIGLTLSPFVAAVTGMSLNSAAYVAEIIRGAIESIDKGQMEAARSLGMSYLQAMRRIILPQAYRRLIPPMGNEFIALLKDSSLVATISMVDLMRTAQQMYATTFRPVEIFAGAGCLYLLLTTFFTITFGRLEKRLSVYQ
- a CDS encoding amino acid ABC transporter substrate-binding protein translates to MKRINATRKVLLMASSIILLLLSGLIAPVLAANPSTDDSLEKVLRAGKLTIGIDDAYPPMEFRDPNNNLVGFDIDLAREIGKRLGVKVEWIPTEWNGVLLALNAHKFDIILSTLSVTEERAKVIDFGPPYLYESQVIVVRAKDNKIKSKEDLAGKVVGTQLGSTSEEAARTVKGIKELKKYNKFTEVFLDLGIGRLDAGVVDELVGRYYMTERPDDFKVVASIRDEPVAIGYRKQDKKLQEAINKIVEEIKADGTMAKISQKWFGTDITAKKK
- the rlmD gene encoding 23S rRNA (uracil(1939)-C(5))-methyltransferase RlmD, which codes for MISSTRREPVNPPVKPGDIVELAITDLNHEGEGVARVGGFAIFIPGALPGELARVKVETVKKNYGRGLALDILSPSPDRLSPACGVFQRCGGCQLQHLSYTRQLEFKRERVVEALERIGRLAGIKVEPTIGMEEPWRYRNKAQYPVGLRQGGPGKAGLIGGFFEKGTHVIVPCENCLIHHPLAGRVLNETLRLAETFGLDAYDEKTGSGFLRHVLVKIGFATGETMVVLVVNGRSFPRGREFGEALHQAVPQIQSVIQNINQERTNVILGSHSRVLWGKDHIIDMLGHFRFRISAESFYQVNPAQTETLYRKAVEFAGLSGREVVADLYCGIGTITLLLAEEAREVYGIEVVPAAISDARANARMNQITNARFMEGDTAAVLSRLMRDQGIRFDVVVMDPPKSGCEGRVLDLLIAARVERIVYVSCNPASLARDLARLAGGGYSVEHVQPVDMFPQTYHVETVALLRVGDNAARR